The Ostrea edulis chromosome 1, xbOstEdul1.1, whole genome shotgun sequence genomic sequence TTATTCATTGACCACCTTTACAGAATACTTTATTACCTCAGCCATCAAATATTGATCTCTACCTGCATAGCATCACATGTTCCACATCTCTCCCCTGACTAATCAAGTAATGATGAAATATTACACCTACAAATAcctgtcattaatctatctAAACTaactacacatgtacatatatctagtTCTTCTTTCATAGCAGATTCTATAGATACAAATCATGAATACAGTGGATATAACAACACTTTGggtaaaaaatcaaaatgcatctTTTGCCAATCATTGACATAACATTTCACAGTGAAAACATTTTTGTGAccatttttgttcaaatttgatcattttgtctccttttttactttttttttttaaaaagtttattttgttAATATTGCAAAGGTAAGAGGACTAAGTCTATACTCATTATTACAGCTGAAAGAAAAAAGGGGGGAAATTAGCATTACTTCATGATCAGTCTACAAATTTCACCTTGAATGGGGTACTAGCATAAATTATCTTCTGGGGTGAaaacataaaatgaagtaaCATCGGAAGCCCTGATTCAGAGGGAGTTTATAATTCTCTGTTCAGCCAACCTGTGTCAGTCTGGAAACCAGGAATGATGACCAGATTTACTGGCCTGGAGGGTTAAAAAGATGCTAGTTAATTTGGACTCCAACATAAAAACTGATTATCACATTCCAAGACAGTTTATCAAATATGCACAATTATACAAATCATACTCCTACAGCCTGGCAAAGTTTTGTTTGAATATTATTGtggtcaaatttttaaaaatagcacAAATTGTCTTCCTTAATTGGGCTGTACTATGTTATTTTCTGaatcacataaaaaaaatggatGTTCTTTCAAACTGTCATTACCCATATCAACTTCATGAAATCTTGACTGACTCTTAAAATATTCAAGTGAAGTGGAAATAtgttaatatcaaaataatttgcTTAAGGAATCTTGGGGTAATTTCTGTCATATAACAGTCAACAATCACTTGTCAAAGGAAGCAGCAAGCAAAACTCAAGCACATGCTGCAATGTTTTATAACAGAAAGGGAGAGAATGAAATTAGCcagaccaggatttgaacccagGCTCTCTGAATCTCTTGTCAGGTGCTCTTCCAACTGAGCTATTTGGCTACCGCCCATCAAATCCATctgaccactacattcctccctccttaaatgtcatTACgattgaagacatcaacccaggacatttatcccctggcaggcattttcacctgtcaatTCCAGGGCAGGTCTAcgacaccaaatgtaacaggaagggagaaaatgcaatggactaGACCGAgattcaaacccgggccccctgaatctcttgtcaggtgttctaccaactgagctatctggctaCCAGCGATTgaaacccggctgaccgctacagtTTTAAATATACACAGGGATGAATACCAAACTAGCACGTCACTCAACGTATACATATATACCTGTAATGTTTTAAGGAAGACACTACACCCATTAAGTTATAAATAGAAATGATGTGCACATTTTCCTATCTTGGCACACTCTCCAGTTCCTGTGAAACTTTcttcttcataatttttttttttttaaataaattaaataaaatgtttttcagaAGTTAATTTGTACATTGAATGGGGgtaacaaataaaacaagatgAAAATATGGTTATTGTTCTTTATTTAGTAATGATGGCTCTTATAATATGGAAAACTGTGAATGTAACGGACATGAAAGACCTTGGCTGAGCAACcaaagggaaacaactcttCCAAATGTGTAATTCAGCTGTAACGTCACAATTAACATTGCAGTTTCAGTTTGACTAGACTGAATTCATTATTGATGTTAATTATTTAATGTTATAACATGATGCTACAGAACAGCTGTCATTATGTCAAAACTGAATGATTATCAAAACTGAGTTATTTATTTAAACTATGAGTCATGATTCTCACTTTTTTTTAACATAATGAAAGCGTTCCTAATGTGAGAAAGGCATGGTGATTTACATAATTCACTGTGTACAATAAAAATTGGTTAATTTCAAATGCACTAAATGATTCTTCCATGATAAGCTATGAAAGAGCATGTGGTCCGTTTATAGGAAATTCGGAAGAAGTCCTCGCGCGCTGTGCCATCACGTAAACGTAGCCCCATCAGTTCTCATCGTTACAAATagacatacttttaaaaatcgtTCTTACCTCGGTATATACACTCTCTAACACTTCAAATAAATCCCTATCAAATGGATTGACAGACCTAGCTGCTATATATGTCAAGTTCACTTTAAACCACAAGGAAAGACAACTCTTCTCTCATAATCTACTTTCggtttgtttttacaaaaatattcattgttttcGGATCAACACTAGGCCCTACTTATATATGATAAAAgcttttatctgtatttttaAACAGTTGGCCAAAAACGGTTAGTCCATTGCCTAAATTAAAGTCCATTTTAaatacccctggacacacctatATAAGGTAATCAACCAAAACCTATTGGTCATGtctaaaaataaatgatatttaaattaatgacagaaaaaaaacaGGAAGGACTTTGCACTCCGCCCCCAGGATTAACACATTAGACAGGCTGTTTTCGTACGGAGGACAATTAACACACGTTACAGAACCATGGACAGGTATGTATACACTATAACTCTAATTATACTGATTAGATAATATTGATATAATAAGTGACAGTCAACTTGGGTATACTAGATCTGCAAAATCTTCTAATTATATGTTATATTTAAGACAATTACTATAATCATCGCAACTTATTGTCCTAACAAAGAAGGGGTGTACGTGTTGACTTTCTTGAAGCGATCGAGTGTCGGACAATGTGATTCATCATGGCTTAAAACTTGGCACCAAATTTTACAAGTATGTACAGTCAAAACAAGTATAATgtgttaaagaaaattaattcCTGTAAGTACtgaataatttaaaattaaacTAGGCGTAAAGCAGGGCGATACCAGTAATCTTAAGTCCCGCcttgtttacaatgtatatcaatGACTTGTCAAAGTATCTTGAAGATACCCCTAATCTTATCATACAGAATTGTAAGGTAGGTAACTGCCTTATGAACGCTGGTgatgtaatattattatgtcGAACGGTAGTAGCCGGTCTAATACGGTCTATTGAATTATAGATCAAACTAGATACAAAATACGGAGGAAATTGATATGTAGGTTACGTACATCTGACCACAATTTTCAAACAGAAAGAGGTCGCTATGTGGACATTCCTAGAGATCAAAGTTTCTGTAAAAGATGTTCACAGGACATTATTGAAGGTGTCATgtccatattatattgtatgCGGAGAGAATATGATGAATATTATACAAAAACACTGCTGTAACTTTGCTCACTTGGATAATGAAGACAAATTATCACGAGTCCTTAACCATGAAAATGGTGATTTGCGTCGTCACGTGTTatcccgttttacaaaacatctTGTACGACAAaatcgcaagtcttaaattgtattacacacttATTAGTTTAAATGAGGGAATTAAAACGTTTCTGAAACTTAGTTTTCaacattatttttttcactattttacatTGGAGTGATTTATCTTACAATAAACAGGAGAAtttcagtatgtaaagttggtcgtgggtcgtaagttcttttgtaaaatgcacccCAGGTGATTGTTTTCTTAATATTCGCCATTATTTTCTATCCCTTAGATAGAATGACACTTTCCTGCTTTGCATTGAAATATAAATGGCGGTACTACTTCAATCATTATTACATACATGGAGCATTATCCAACTTTGCAATCAAATCATAAAACCAATCTAGTATTATAAAATCTTATAtataacaggggatgcttattcctcctataaaaaggcacctgatcccacctctggtgtgtccaggggtccgtgtttgcccaactatctattttgtattgcttgtaggcgttgtgagattgatcactgttcgttatcttcacctttcatatagtaaattttattttaaacacaaTTTGTATGTACTTATGTCAAGTTATGTGTAAGTGTATGTTACTTGTGAGGCctgagagggccctaatttggaaatcacttattttagagacgtcaccagctgtagttgaagtgccacaaatttcgACCTATGCTTAGGTCCTTAgaaatgagggttctttaacgtgatCTTCTTGTGAATTACTTTTTTAGGGTTTTCGATATGTCATAAAGATCTTGAATGGGTTTCAAGgttaaatatagaatacaaaggTCATTGGAATGGAAATGTGTGCTGATTACGTTATGACATGTTGCGCAGTCGTTGTTGATGTCGGGATCGACAGGGTAGGTCATGTGATCTGCACCTGGACAGGGTTGAATGTGCAACGAAAATCGATGGCTGGACCAGTAATTGAACTCTGTGCAGGTGTCTGTCCACCCGATTATCCAGAATGATATCCATGGTCGCCTACCAATGAACCAATTCTTTCTGCTGGTCTTCGCTATTATAAGTACAATTTGACTTCACAgacttgtttttatttatttatttatttatttactttggTTGTTATCAAGTCTCCCAAAGGAAATTTGAACATGGACTGATAGAAACataggtgtgtccaggggtctgtgtttgcccaactatctactttgtattgcttataggagttctgatattgatcactgttcgttatcttcacctttcatctttaACAATGATGATTAAATGTTAATTGGTCCTACAAGCTGATTTATGCAACAaactggtacatgtatcatatagaTAACTTGAATCAAGCCAGTGTTTTATAATCGGCATAtcttggtgggttttttttttatgtcttgAAAGTACAACATTTCATATCCTCGCACTGGTGTAATGTGTGGTTTTGGGGTATATGCTTTGAGAGTTCCGTTAGTTCAATTAAAACCATTACAATAAATAAAGGTTGACAGAATCACCTACCTATGTAGTATGTCTGGTTTGTAACcgttatttcttttattatctAGAGAGCGAGTGTTAGCGGAGCTGGAGGATCAAGGATTCTCCGTGGTGGAGGGTGTCCTTTCAGAGGAGGACTGTCAGCAGTACAGTAACGAGTTCAAGGAATGGGTCAACCAATACAGAGACAACAATGTCATGTTCGGAAACTTCGAGTCCCTTGTCCAATCCTACAGGATAGGCCACTTCAATGCTTCTTGGGCCGTTCGTCTCAAGGTCAAACACGTGTTCGCTGATCTTTGGGGAACGGAGAAGTTGTTGACCAGTGTAGATGGAGTGGCCGCATCACCACCACCGGAAATGGCGCCAGGTACTAATTTATTTCAGTAAGAACCGAAATACTTAAATTTTTAATAAGGTACATTCAATATCGTGTGAAGTACAGAtcttatcatacaacaaaataaagATAAACAATATTTACTCACACGcacaaaaaaccaaacaacaacccaaaaaaaaaaaaaaccaaaaataaaGATAGTCTACATACAGCATACAGACGGCGTAAAAACAGTGTAAAGACGGCGTGAAACAGTGTAAAGATAGTGTAAAGACGGCGTGAAACAGTGTAAAGATAGTGTAAAGACGGCGTGAAACAGTGTAAAGACCGTGTAAAGACGTAGCAAACACAGAATAAAGACAGTGTAAACATACGGTGTATGGCTTCTTCATAGAGTTTATCACAAACTGTGCGCCAAGAACAGAATTCAGTTATTTGAATGGTGGTTGGTTGAAAACTGCTCTGAAGATCATTCAGCATACCGTGACATGTTTTCTTCTCTGATACAGGCATTTGAGACTTCTGATCCATATCAGCAACTGATTTATCTATAATAGCATATTTCAACCTTCTCCACAAAAGGCGTGTTGAGTAAATTGAATACTTTTTGTGGAAACAAAATGTGGTTTGAAATGCACAAAGAATAAACTATCTACGTCAAGTAACTTATTCAAAGAACAAActcaaaatatcttatatattgtacatgtaagtttattGTTATCAACCTTCATTGTTACCATATTTTTTCCAGATCGACCAAAATTTCGAACCAGcaaaacatttctacatttggACCAGGGAGCAATGAGGCAGGGCCTACATGCGTACCAGAGCGGCGTGTATCTGGAGGAATCCTCATCATCGGATCATTGCTTTAGAGTCCTGAAGGGATCACACAAACGCATCAATGAATTTTACGACCAGCATCCACTGGCAGCCAAAGAATCAAGTGTGTTTGAATACTACGAACTCACAAAAGAAGAAATTGATTGGTATAAAGACCTTGGATTTCCCGAGACAACGGTTCCGGTTCCAAAAGGAGGAATGGTGCTGTGGGATTCTCGTTTGGTTCATGATAACGCAAGACCGTTAGAGGGTCGACCTCACCCCGATAGATGGCGTCACGCTATATTCGTGTGCATGACACCTGCGAAATGGGCAAAGCAGTCCGATTTGAAGATTAAAAAAGATgcatataaaaatcttcttttgacAACACATTGGCCAAGTCGAAATGTTGCTACGTTTCCGGAATACCATCCCACGGGAAAGGGGGATTATAAAGAACTGACCGAACTTCCGGAAATAGCGAAAACTAAGGAAGTGAAGCTGCTGATGGGAGTGGAGGAGTATGACTTCAGTGACGGGGAACCGAATGGACCCGAGGATCCAAAATGGAAGTGAAAGAGACAAACAAATCTGGAGTTTTGAATATCAAGCGGAATcgaaaagaaaagacaaaatgGTAGAAATACCCACCaagaatgtatatatactcGAATTCACAGCATTCGTTGATCACTTTAAGGTTAGCCCTCTTTGGATGGATCGTTAATCAGCTCTAGATTAGCACAACTATTTTGAAGGATTTGTTCACGACGGTCGACTTCCGATGAAAGCATATACGGTCTGTTGTAGGGTTGGCTGTCGAGCTCCTTGGCAGCTATCTCAGTGACAGTTAACAACGCATAGAAATTGAACAACAGGAACCTGTACGTGGGCCTTTCATGCTAAACATTTTCTAATATAAccaatgatatattttattttttgacgaaTCTGCATTATACAATTATGCAGATGACAACATGTTGTTTTATGCACACAAAGAGTGTCCAGttaaaataaaagttttattgAAACTCTCATCGGATTGTTTGAACACAACTCTATGAAGGATAACCGAAATGAATTTCAGACCATATGCCAAGGGAGGAACACTAACGGGAGTGTAACACAGAAAACCTTATACGTGTTAGAAATACGTCAAAATGGCCACCTGAAGTTCTAATGTGCATTATGAACTTTTAGGGAatctaatttctaaataaatttGTTTCAAGTGCCTTGTCAGATTTCTTTTCATTGTTGGACAATATTTTTAGCGGTAGTGAAACGAAATGGCCATATTCTTTTTTCATGAATAACAAATTTTACATCCTTGTGAGTTTATCGATCGATTACCtgttattgtaaatgtaatggTGGGACACTAAGCGGACCAGGTTttgttattgtaaatgtaatggTGGGACACTAAGCGGACCAGGATttgttattgtaaatgtaattgtGGGGCACTCAGCGGACCAGCATCtgttattgtaaatgtaatggTGGAACTATAAGCGGACCAGGGCTtattattgtaaatgtaatggTGTGACACTAAGCGGACCAGGGTttgttattgtaaatgtaatggTGGGACACTAAGCGGACCAGCATCtgttattgtaaatgtaatggTGGAACTCTAAGCGAACCAGGGCttgttattgtaaatgtaatgaTGTGACACTAAGCGGACCAGGGTttgttattgtaaatgtaatggTGTGACACTCAACAGACCAGGGTttgttattgtaaatgtaatggTGTGACACTCAGCAGACCAGGGTttgttattgtaaatgtaatggTGGTAGACTAAGCGAACCAGGGTttgttattgtaaatgtaatggTGGAACTCTACGCGGACCAGGGTttgttattgtaaatgtaatggTGTAACTCTAAGCGGACCAGGGTttgttattgtaaatgtaatggTGTGACACTCAGCGGACCAGCATCtgttattgtaaatgtaatggTGTGACACTCAGCAAACCAGCGTttgttattgtaaatgtaatggTGGGACACTCAGCGGACCAGCATCtgttattgtaaatgtaatggTGGGACACTAAGCGGACCAGCATCtgttattgtaaatgtaattgtGGGACACTCAGCAGACCAGGGTttgttattgtaaatgtaatggTGGAACTCTAAGTGGACCAGGATttgttattgtaaatgtaatggTGGGACACTAACCGGACCAGGGTTTgttaatgtaaatgtaatggtGGAACTCTATGTAGACCAGGGTttgttattgtaaatgtaatggTGGGACACTAAGCGGACCAGCATCTGTTATGGTAAATATAATGGTGGGACACTAAGCGAACCAGGGTttgttattgtaaatgtaatggTGGAACTCTAAGCGGACCAGCATCtgttattgtaaatgtaatgtTTTGACACTAAGCGGACCAGCATCtgttattgtaaatgtaatgaTGTGACACTAAGTGAACCAGGGTttgttattgtaaatgtaatggTGGGACACTAAGCGGACCAGAGTCtgttattgtaaatgtaatggTGTGACACTCAGCAGACCAGGGTttgttattgtaaatgtaatggTGGGACACTAAGCGAACCAGGGTTTCttattgtaaatgtaatggTGTGACACTAAGCGGACCAGGGTTTgttaatgtaaatgtaatggtGGAACTCTACGCGGACCAGGGTttgttattgtaaatgt encodes the following:
- the LOC125671281 gene encoding uncharacterized protein LOC125671281 isoform X1, which produces MDRERVLAELEDQGFSVVEGVLSEEDCQQYSNEFKEWVNQYRDNNVMFGNFESLVQSYRIGHFNASWAVRLKVKHVFADLWGTEKLLTSVDGVAASPPPEMAPDRPKFRTSKTFLHLDQGAMRQGLHAYQSGVYLEESSSSDHCFRVLKGSHKRINEFYDQHPLAAKESSVFEYYELTKEEIDWYKDLGFPETTVPVPKGGMVLWDSRLVHDNARPLEGRPHPDRWRHAIFVCMTPAKWAKQSDLKIKKDAYKNLLLTTHWPSRNVATFPEYHPTGKGDYKELTELPEIAKTKEVKLLMGVEEYDFSDGEPNGPEDPKWK
- the LOC125671281 gene encoding uncharacterized protein LOC125671281 isoform X2: MFGNFESLVQSYRIGHFNASWAVRLKVKHVFADLWGTEKLLTSVDGVAASPPPEMAPDRPKFRTSKTFLHLDQGAMRQGLHAYQSGVYLEESSSSDHCFRVLKGSHKRINEFYDQHPLAAKESSVFEYYELTKEEIDWYKDLGFPETTVPVPKGGMVLWDSRLVHDNARPLEGRPHPDRWRHAIFVCMTPAKWAKQSDLKIKKDAYKNLLLTTHWPSRNVATFPEYHPTGKGDYKELTELPEIAKTKEVKLLMGVEEYDFSDGEPNGPEDPKWK